From one Lotus japonicus ecotype B-129 chromosome 3, LjGifu_v1.2 genomic stretch:
- the LOC130748781 gene encoding probable glucuronoxylan glucuronosyltransferase IRX7, producing the protein MSELKRPSKNRGFYVRMKLLQKNGFKPQQDSRTCCFYSYYKWILWLSLSLYFFTSFLISNDPNNTPPPISNSKSSVVPSRTLFESTNTSGVLNDLKVFIYDLPSKYNTDWLVNERCRTHLFASEVAIHRALLTSNVRTLDPHEADFFFVPVYVSCNFSTVNGFPAIGHARSLINSAVQLISGEHPFWNRSRGSDHVFVASHDFGACFHTMEHVAMADGIPEMLKNSIVLQTFGVVHQHPCQDVENVVIPPYVSPESVSRTLEKAPVNGRRDILAFFRGKMEVHPKNISGRFYSKQVRTTIWRRFNNDWRFYLRRQRFAGYQMEIARSVFCLCPLGWAPWSPRLVESVALGCIPVIIADGIRLPFSSAVRWPEISLTVAEKDVGRLDRILERVVATNLSVIQWNLWDPKTRQALLFNNEVQVGDATWQVLLSLSQKLGRSHRRSINTVSGELKSDT; encoded by the exons ATGTCGGAACTCAAGAGACCCTCAAAGAACAGAGGCTTCTATGTGAGGATGAAGCTCCTGCAAAAAAATGGATTCAAGCCTCAACAAGACAGCAGAACATGCTGCTTCTACTCATATTACAAATGGATTCTCTGGCTTTCTCTTTCCCTCTATTTCTTCACCTCATTTCTCATCAGCAACGACCCCAACAACACCCCACCACCAATCTCAAACTCCAAATCCAGCGTTGTTCCCTCTCGTACCCTTTTCGAATCCACCAACACTTCAG GGGTGCTGAACGATTTGAAGGTCTTCATCTACGATCTCCCTTCCAAATACAACACCGATTGGCTCGTGAATGAGAGATGCAGAACGCATTTATTCGCCTCAGAGGTTGCCATTCACAGAGCATTGTTGACGAGCAATGTTCGAACGCTCGACCCACATGAAGCTGATTTCTTCTTCGTCCCCGTCTACGTTTCCTGCAACTTCAGCACCGTCAATGGCTTCCCGGCGATCGGTCACGCACGCTCGCTCATCAACTCCGCGGTTCAGCTCATCTCCGGCGAGCACCCGTTCTGGAACAGAAGCAGAGGCTCCGACCACGTCTTTGTTGCTTCCCATGACTTCGGAGCATGCTTCCACACCATG GAGCATGTGGCGATGGCTGATGGGATTCCAGAAATGTTGAAGAACTCGATTGTGTTGCAGACGTTCGGCGTTGTTCACCAGCATCCGTGTCAGGACGTTGAGAATGTGGTGATTCCACCTTACGTTTCGCCGGAAAGTGTGAGCAGAACGCTGGAGAAAGCTCCGGTGAATGGCCGGCGAGACATTTTGGCGTTTTTCCGGGGGAAAATGGAGGTTCATCCTAAGAATATTAGTGGACGATTTTACAGCAA gcaAGTGCGGACGACTATATGGCGAAGGTTCAACAATGACTGGCGGTTTTACCTGCGAAGGCAGAGGTTTGCCGGTTACCAGATGGAAATCGCGCGGTCAGTTTTCTGTTTGTGTCCGCTAGGGTGGGCCCCGTGGAGTCCTCGACTGGTTGAGTCAGTTGCATTGGGGTGCATACCGGTGATCATCGCAGATGGTATCCGGTTACCGTTCTCCTCCGCGGTGCGGTGGCCGGAGATATCACTAACAGTGGCGGAGAAAGATGTTGGGAGGCTAGACCGGATCCTGGAGCGCGTGGTTGCCACGAACCTCAGCGTGATTCAATGGAACCTGTGGGACCCGAAGACAAGGCAAGCGTTACTTTTCAACAATGAAGTCCAGGTTGGCGATGCCACATGGCAGGTCTTGTTGAGTCTGAGTCAGAAGCTCGGTAGGTCCCACCGGAGGTCCATTAATACGGTTTCTGGCGAATTGAAGAGCGACACGTGA
- the LOC130742700 gene encoding kinesin-like protein KIN-7H, giving the protein MSSPQTPATAMKGAETDAMGLLLSEMIVFLESGINDFVADAIMNQLLLLDAQDPSKDIKLFINSPGGSLRTAIIYTMSPAQSHVEQSRNTLLFASCAKEVATNAQVNVVMSDKALVKQLQKELARMESELRNSGSARPTSDSAALLREKDLQIEMWFIRPPSGVFE; this is encoded by the exons ATGTCTTCGCCCCAGACGCCGGCCACGGCCATGAAAGGCGCGGAAACTGATGCCATGGGGCTGTTGTTGAGCGAGATGATCGTGTTCTTGGAGAGCGGCATCAATGACTTTGTGGCTGATGCTATCATGAATCAATTGCTGCTCTTGGATGCTCAAGACCCCTCTAAAGATATCAAGCTTTTCATTAATTCCCCTGGTGGCTCTCTCAG GACTGCAATTATCTACACCATGAGCCCTGCACAGAGCCATGTTGAGCAATCCAGAAACACCCTCTTATTTGCAAGTTGTGCTAAAGAAGTGGCAACTAATGCACAAGTGAATGTGGTGATGTCTGATAAAGCACTAGTCAAGCAATTGCAGAAAGAGTTGGCTAGAATGGAAAGTGAATTGAGAAATTCGGGGTCTGCCCGCCCTACATCTGATTCTGCAGCATTGTTGAGAGAAAAGGACCTCCAAATTGAGATG